Proteins encoded by one window of Eremothecium cymbalariae DBVPG#7215 chromosome 1, complete sequence:
- the MLO127 gene encoding Mlo127p (similar to Ashbya gossypii AEL069C), which yields MAIQLQISEVRRPKKFVGCFNWAQEGTIIVEWDRITVYKFLECDESKREVLYTSGILNCWFYLEPISHRYYLLLLGQDGILQVVDDSLECVDAFRIHSPFKRVLCYFDEVKNGLFLVWDLHTIYRFSIDGVKRKFFERMKKIYTLVDEIVQIEGYWNEQDDVGQYFTIDVLSKVKVGSDFYYQRLQEPLESLETYWVGVDEREEVGSFSHQPCMVRAQHVGTFLITPSNSYFYACPSLSSHLLDQRQTTKSVEMGPFPTNVDPNLRIVDAHCLIDGKILKIYGAVNTGTVFELKCKIIYDSGKRSVSRTFLSDGDIMMDVCDQLEYFKHIYGTWYTFYSKMAGLFFQNILENEKVLIHDKIQQHSIFHSYIIGNSYSGLKSILICGGSSKNNGFLEIHRTEFSEDIICENVFESKYALDFWPTSHGIYWIDQDNQLFCDKNYVMEASSVLHVTKEAKIIEKGTNIICVCSLDETNYVSLASRGYVSWSDTGVPCHIPNPPGHLIEPIITHEGSITGISTNHDIYLITNRKNVRKYKIENLDLPFSFILKRFRNETFQILCDVLGWVQISIVPDKILAHFQAHTRGLRICDIPNSNRLLLYQDNIVILLSVSDLVAGYIKFPYNPRVIKHEHQDWFLVSCASGGFYRVQCPGICSWNLKSTKNTISSPFLITKFVALEHNPTFVIGIGITECFDKVRSRLELQSQVFVFNTFVDKFVSSYQFPKENSNLIATDIISTRVQMAPVIDNISDGISYAKRLTFAKCVLVSVNYEIAEEEGDNIFLFSVDDSNGLLELHMKFNTEFSVSHLLPYHSGIFFAVGEYLQAFELNFSIKDNRFNVLEVSNRVELGGVPRNSFILESHLENKYNGKKRKSGRTIESVIIQSAFKGFNQFELLQQPSKKHASDICNVHRLILKHTNIRDMDLLFENMYELNAIVASAILKNPKNLNPLLLVSDPENLVTAIYKDNYETRASQIEFFNRVTKIVPLDYLSTDFRKINDLLKYKILPLCFINTVGGGCYLLSESSKPHLNVTDNCIHGIVLDHDGDLNIEIGSNILDI from the coding sequence ATGGCTATTCAGCTACAGATTAGTGAAGTTAGAAGGCcaaaaaaatttgttgGTTGTTTTAATTGGGCACAGGAAGGtactattattgttgaatgGGATAGGATTACTGTCTACAAATTCTTAGAGTGTGATGAATCTAAAAGAGAAGTTTTATATACTTCTGGTATCTTAAACTGTTGGTTTTATCTGGAACCGATTAGTCACAGATATTATTTGTTGCTATTAGGGCAAGATGGGATATTGCAGGTTGTTGATGACTCGCTTGAATGTGTTGATGCCTTCCGAATACATAGCCCCTTCAAGAGAGTACTTTGTTACTTTGATGAAGTTAAAAATGGGCTATTCTTAGTATGGGACCTGCACACAATATATCGGTTTAGTATTGATGGGGTCAAGAGAAAATTCTTCGaaagaatgaaaaagatatataccTTAGTTGATGAGATTGTCCAGATTGAAGGATATTGGAATGAACAAGACGATGTAGGCCAATACTTCACTATAGATGTTTTGAGCAAAGTCAAAGTGGGCTCTGATTTTTATTACCAACGCCTTCAAGAGCCATTAGAGAGTCTTGAGACATATTGGGTCGGTGTGGATGAACGAGAAGAAGTGGGTTCCTTTTCACACCAGCCATGCATGGTACGGGCTCAACATGTTGGTACATTTCTAATAACGCCCTCGAACTCATATTTCTATGCATGCCCTTCTTTATCCTCACATTTACTTGATCAAAGGCAAACTACAAAGTCTGTTGAGATGGGTCCCTTTCCTACAAATGTTGACCCTAACCTTCGAATAGTCGATGCACACTGTTTGATTGACGGtaaaatattgaagatataCGGAGCTGTCAATACTGGAACTGTGTTTGAATTAAAGTGTAAGATAATATATGATTCAGGTAAAAGGTCTGTTTCAAGAACTTTTCTTTCAGATGGTGATATAATGATGGATGTTTGTGATCAgttggaatattttaaacACATCTATGGAACTTGGTACAcattttattcaaaaatggcAGGGTtgttcttccaaaatattttagaaaatgaGAAGGTGTTAATTCACGACAAGATCCAGCAGCACTCTATTTTTCATTCTTATATAATTGGAAATTCATATTCAGGTTTAAAAAGCATCCTCATATGTGGAGGTAGTTCTAAAAATAATggatttttggaaattcATAGAACGGAGTTTTCTGAAGATATTATCTGTGAGaatgtttttgaatcaaaatATGCTCTAGACTTTTGGCCCACAAGCCATGGAATTTATTGGATTGATCAAGATAATCAACTATTTTGTGACAAAAATTATGTTATGGAAGCGTCCTCTGTATTACATGTAACTAAAGAAGCCAAAATTATCGAAAAGGGGACCAACATCATATGTGTCTGTTCTCTTGACGAAACTAATTATGTTAGTCTAGCTTCTAGAGGTTACGTCTCATGGAGTGACACTGGTGTGCCATGCCATATACCAAATCCACCTGGGCATTTAATAGAGCCTATTATTACACATGAAGGATCCATAACAGGAATTTCTACCAATCATGATATCTACTTAATTACTAACAGGAAAAATGTtagaaaatataaaattgaaaactTAGATCTGCCTTTCAGtttcattttgaaaagatttAGAAATGAAACTTTCCAGATTTTATGTGATGTTTTGGGATGGGTCCAAATCTCTATAGTACCTGATAAAATCTTAGCTCATTTTCAAGCTCATACTAGAGGTCTTCGTATCTGTGACATACCAAATTCTAATAGGCTCCTTCTTTATCAAGATAACATTGTAATATTACTCTCAGTCTCGGATTTAGTTGCTGGTTATATTAAGTTTCCATACAACCCTCGAGTTATTAAGCATGAGCACCAAGATTGGTTTCTTGTTAGTTGTGCTTCTGGCGGTTTTTATCGGGTGCAATGTCCTGGAATATGCAGCTGGAACTTGAAATCAACTAAAAATACAATATCTTCACCTTTCCTTATTACGAAGTTTGTTGCCTTAGAGCATAATCCAACGTTTGTAATTGGAATAGGCATAACGGAATGCTTTGACAAAGTTAGGTCCAGATTAGAACTTCAATCCCAAGTATTTGTGTTCAATACTTTTGTAGACAAATTTGTCTCATCATATCAATTTCCGAAGGAAAATTCTAATCTGATAGCGACAGATATTATTTCAACTAGGGTTCAGATGGCCCCCGTCATTGACAATATTTCCGATGGAATCTCATATGCAAAAAGGTTGACATTTGCCAAGTGTGTTCTTGTTTCTGTTAATTATGAAATCGCAGAGGAAGAAGGTGAtaacatttttcttttctctGTTGACGATTCTAATGGTCTCCTAGAATTGCACATGAAGTTCAACACAGAATTTTCCGTTTCACATTTACTTCCATACCACAGTGGGATCTTTTTTGCGGTTGGCGAGTACCTTCAAGCTTTCGAGTTGAATTTCTCTATAAAGGATAACCGTTTTAATGTTTTGGAAGTATCTAACAGAGTTGAGTTGGGAGGAGTTCCTAGAAACTCGTTTATTTTAGAATCACACTTggaaaataaatataatggGAAGAAGCGGAAATCTGGCAGAACTATTGAAAGCGTTATAATCCAAAGTGCTTTTAAAGGATTTAACCAGTTCgagcttcttcaacagcCATCAAAAAAACATGCTAGTGACATATGTAACGTTCACCGGCTAATCTTAAAACATACCAATATACGTGATATGGATCTTCTATTCGAGAATATGTACGAGTTAAATGCAATCGTTGCAAGCGCTATCTTAAAGAATCCCAAAAATTTAAATCCACTATTGTTGGTTAGCGATCCAGAAAATCTGGTAACTGCAATTTACAAAGATAACTATGAAACGCGAGCTTCCCAAATTGAGTTCTTCAATCGAGTTACAAAGATCGTCCCATTAGACTATTTATCGACGGATTTTAGGAAGATTAATGACCTGCTCAAGTACAAGATATTACCATTGTGTTTTATTAATACTGTTGGCGGTGGTTGTTACCTTTTAAGCGAGTCATCGAAGCCCCATTTAAATGTGACGGATAATTGTATACATGGAATTGTTTTAGATCATGATGGTGATCtaaatattgaaattgGTTCTAATATTTTAGATATTTGA